The Halotia branconii CENA392 region GTGAATAAAAGTAAATAAAACTCAAACTCTTTCTCCCCCTGCTCTTGGTTACTGAGCGACTTGTACTGAGTTTAGCCTGAGCGTTGGTTGCTGAGTTTCGACTTCGCTCAACTGCCGCGCAGTCGAAGCAAGCCGAAGTGCTGCTCCCTGCTTTATCCCAACGATAATTATTAACATCGACCTACTTAGGGCTTGCTGAGATAAAGTCACAGTAACAAGATAAATTACCAAAATTTGTTAGGTTTCTCACCCATAGCAGTTTTTGAAAGAAAGCAACATTGTAAGTATTGAAAAGTCAGAATAGGACAAACTACTTTTGGCATAGTTACGTATCCTGCTGTCAAATCCTTCTTAGTGTCGATTTACGAGTAATGATTGCAAGCTGCACAACTTAAATTTATTTAAAAAGTGGAAAATTATGGCAGCCGAACATAACTTGATTCTTGATTTAACAACTGTTTTAGGAGCCTCAGCCTTGGGAGGATATCTAGCCAACCGACTGCGTCAACCTGTTTTGCTAGGTTATTTAATCAGCGGGTTAATAGTGGGGCCTTTTGGCTTCAAGCTGTTAAGTGATGTGCCACGAATCCAATCTTTGGCATCAATTGGTGTGGCTTTCTTGTTGTTTGCTTTGGGTGTTGAATTTTCTTTGGCAGAATTGAAACGAGTTAAAAATATTGCTATTCAGGGAAGTCTGCTGCAAATTGGGTTAACCACAACATTTGTAGCATTGTTAACTATTTTACTAGGTTGGGCTGAGGGAATTACCCAAGGAATTTTTTTAGGAGCAGTTCTTTCGCTTTCCTCTACAGCGGTAGTATTAAAAACTTTGGCTGAAAGAGGCGAAACGAATACACTCCACGGTCAAGTCATGCTAGCAATTTTAATTGCCCAGGATTTAGCATTGGGTTTAATGTTAGCGATTTTACCTGCTTTGAATCAGCCGGAAAGTATTGGCTTGGCGTTAGGTAGTGCTTTGCTAAAAGTTTTGGTCTTTTTAGCAGCAGCGATCGCCTTTGGTAAATGGATAGTGCCAAGTTTAATTAGCAACGTCGCCGCTACTGAGAGTACTGAACTCTTTATCCTGACTGTGATTGCTTTATGTTTGGGGGTAGCTATAGTCACAGCTAAACTTGGCCTTTCCATCGAAATGGGTGCATTTGTTGCTGGGTTAATGGTTTCGGAGATTGACTATGCAGATCATGCACTCGCTAAAGTTCTACCTTTAAGAGATACCTTTGCTTGTCTGTTCTTTGCCTCGATTGGTATGCTGATCGATCCTGGTGTTTTAATCCAAAATTTGGGGCTAATTTTGGCACTGGTAATTTTAGTGATGTTGGGTAAAGCGATGATTATTTTGCCCATCATTTTGAAATTTGGCTACTCTCTCAAAACTGCTATTATTACTAGTCTTGGCATTAATCAAATTGGGGAGTTCTCTTTTGTCTTAGCTTTGGCGGGTTTGGAACTCAAGCTAATTTCAGAGAGAAATTATCTTTTGCTGTTAGGCACAACGGCAATTACCCTGGTTCTCACCCCAATGTGGCTTAACATTTCTCCTCATCTAGCATCTCGCTTAATCCAAATGCCATTTTTTACTCAGTACCTACAGCAATTTGCAGAACCCAAAATTTTATCTATTCCAGAAAGTATTAGTGGTCATGTTGTTGTTGCAGGTTATGGAAGAGTTGGACAAGTCCTGGTCAAAATTTTACAAAATCAGGGATATTTGGTTTTAGTAATTGAAAATAGTGAAGCTGCCATTCAAAGACTAAGAATGCAACAAATCCCCTATATTTTTGGTGATGCTGATTCCGAACTTGTGCTAGAGAAAATTCATTTAGAAACAGCAAAAGCCTTGGCAATTGCTCTACCCGATCCTGCTAGTTCTCGTTTGCTGTTACAACGGGCTTTAGCGATCGCTCCGGAATTGGATATAATTGCACGCTCACATCATAATAGTGAAATTGACCTTTTAACTCAAATGGGCGCTAAAGAAGTCGTACAGCCAGAATTTGAGGCAGCACTAGAGTTAGGCGCTCATTTATTAGCAACTTTAGGCGAGCCAGTCAATCAGATCCGCACAGTTATTAGTAATATTCGCACCGATAGGTACCGCAGTATTCGACCGGAACAATAAGGGACTTCCAACTAAAAAAATATCCCGTCGCTGGGGTAGGCAGGGGAGCAGGGGGCAGGGGGAAGACAACGAATATTATCCAATTTACTTGGATAATTTATTCTCTGGAAGTCTCTAACAAAGAGGGTAGTAGTTTATCAAGTTTCAATTGATAAATGAGTAAGTTCGTAGTGAGGACTTTAGTCCTTCTTTTCCAAACCCTAAAAACCAGCATCAAAATAGCGTATTTTAGCATCTTGAAACCGAATTAAAATTTTTCCACTCCTTCAAACTGCTTCATGTTTTTAGCATTTGCAGCTTCCCCGCAAGTGCGGGGTGTAGGAAACATCTTTTCAGGATTTGCTAAACCTTGAGGATTAAATACTTGCCGTATCCATTGCATAGTTTCTAAGTCAGCGGCACTAAACATATCTGGCATATAACATTTTTTATCTGCTCCAATGCCATGTTCTCCAGAAATACTACCACCAACTTTCACACAAAGTTTGAGAATTTCTCCTCCTACTTCTTCTACTTTTTCTAATGCACCATGCACAGAATTATCAAACAAAATTAATGGATGTAAATTTCCATCACCAGCATGAAACACATTAGCAATCTGATAACCATACTTTTGACTTAAGGCTTCAATTTCTTGGAGAACATAAGGCAATTGAGTCCGAGGAATTACGCCATCTTGCACATAATAATCTGGACTTAAATGTCCAGCCGCAGCAAAAGCCGCTTTCCGACCTTTCCACAATTTCAGTCTAGTTTCTGGGTCACTAGCAGTAGTGATGTTACGCGCTCCATTTTTTTTACAAATATCAGCAACACGCTGTTTATTTTCTGCAACTTCAACTTCTAAACCATCAATTTCTACCAATAAAATTGCAGTAGCATCGCGGGGGTAACAATTTGTAGCAACAACATCTTCAACTGCATTGATACTAATATTATCCATCATTTCCATACCGCCGGGAATAATTCCCGCGCTGATGATATCAGAAACACTAGCCCCAGCAGCTTCAACACTGGTAAAGTCTGCTAATAATACACAAATTGATTCTGCACTTTTGAGGATTCGCAGAGTAATTTCTGTAGCAATGCCTAGAGTACCTTCTGAACCGACAAATATACCTGTTAAATCATAACCAGGCATTTCGGGAATTTGTCCGCCCAAATTGATAATTTCTCCTTCAGGTGTGACAATTTTTAATCCTAAAACGTGGTTAGTTGTAACCCCGTATTTAAGACAATGCACCCCACCAGAGTTTTCAGCAACATTACCACCAATAGAGCAAATAATTTGGCTAG contains the following coding sequences:
- the glcD gene encoding glycolate oxidase subunit GlcD: MLIEDKKQRNWQPIIKQFEAVLGKNGVIQRREELITYECDGLTSYRQRPALVLLPRTTEKVAEVVKICNQHSIPFIARGSGTGLSGGALPTEDSILIVTSLMRQILNVDLDNQRIVVQPGVINSWVTQTVSGAGFYYAPDPSSQIICSIGGNVAENSGGVHCLKYGVTTNHVLGLKIVTPEGEIINLGGQIPEMPGYDLTGIFVGSEGTLGIATEITLRILKSAESICVLLADFTSVEAAGASVSDIISAGIIPGGMEMMDNISINAVEDVVATNCYPRDATAILLVEIDGLEVEVAENKQRVADICKKNGARNITTASDPETRLKLWKGRKAAFAAAGHLSPDYYVQDGVIPRTQLPYVLQEIEALSQKYGYQIANVFHAGDGNLHPLILFDNSVHGALEKVEEVGGEILKLCVKVGGSISGEHGIGADKKCYMPDMFSAADLETMQWIRQVFNPQGLANPEKMFPTPRTCGEAANAKNMKQFEGVEKF
- a CDS encoding cation:proton antiporter gives rise to the protein MAAEHNLILDLTTVLGASALGGYLANRLRQPVLLGYLISGLIVGPFGFKLLSDVPRIQSLASIGVAFLLFALGVEFSLAELKRVKNIAIQGSLLQIGLTTTFVALLTILLGWAEGITQGIFLGAVLSLSSTAVVLKTLAERGETNTLHGQVMLAILIAQDLALGLMLAILPALNQPESIGLALGSALLKVLVFLAAAIAFGKWIVPSLISNVAATESTELFILTVIALCLGVAIVTAKLGLSIEMGAFVAGLMVSEIDYADHALAKVLPLRDTFACLFFASIGMLIDPGVLIQNLGLILALVILVMLGKAMIILPIILKFGYSLKTAIITSLGINQIGEFSFVLALAGLELKLISERNYLLLLGTTAITLVLTPMWLNISPHLASRLIQMPFFTQYLQQFAEPKILSIPESISGHVVVAGYGRVGQVLVKILQNQGYLVLVIENSEAAIQRLRMQQIPYIFGDADSELVLEKIHLETAKALAIALPDPASSRLLLQRALAIAPELDIIARSHHNSEIDLLTQMGAKEVVQPEFEAALELGAHLLATLGEPVNQIRTVISNIRTDRYRSIRPEQ